The nucleotide sequence CGAACACCAGAACGACGAAGGCCCCTCCCTGCAGCCCGCAGTTCAGGCCTATCCAGAGAAGGCCGCCGCCGATGTCGCCGGCGACGAGCACCTTGCCGAACACGGCGATGATGATGAAGATGAAGATGAGGTTCGCATTGCCGAACTGGGTGAGGCCGCGCACGCACGAGGCCCAGTACTCCAGCTTGTTCCGGCAAAGGAAGAATCCGGCAAGCAAGCCGATGACCGAGGCGAAGATGAGCGCCTCCATGCCGTAGTAGCGTATGCCGATGGAGATGATCGCTGCAATGATCATGTAGAGAAGGATCGGAAGAGCCGCGAATCCCTGCGTGCCGTAGAACTGCAAAGCGAACCGCTTGTCTTTGCCGTCAACCCGCTGATGAGCCAAGGCAAACACCGCCTTTCTATTCAATTGCTCGCTTCGGGGCCCCGTTCCTATGCCTCCTATTAAGCCATGCGCGCTCCGGCAAAGCCTGTTGGCGTGGCAACACTTTTCCTGCCTGCCATCGCGATTTCTCATGGCCGGCTGATGGCGAACGGCATGACAAGGAGGACGCATGGCGGTCGCCTTGTTCCGAGAGGCTGATAATCGGACACTCCTCGGCCGAGCGTCCATGTCGAAAAGGTTTCTGCCGAGCATAATGATGCTATCGAAGCTTCGAGCCAAAACCGAAAGCAGCAAAGGAGGAAATGATGATCTTCAAAGGGCCGGGTGGGTTCGGACGTGTTCTCAATATCGTGATGTGCATGGTCATGTGCGTTGTTCTGAGCGTGATTATTCTTTCAACCGTACAGGGCATTCCGGGTAATGAGTCTTTGCCAATCTTCACCCTGTTGGGCTTCGGCGTCTCGTTTCTCATGAGCTTCTGCGCGGGCTATGTGGTGGGCGACCTTTTCCCTGCGCTCTCCTGGGGGCGCAAGCTGTGCGCTGTCCTGCATATCGAGAACAAGGTCGTCACCCATATCGTGAGCAGCCTCGTCCTCGCCTTCACCCTCATCACCTTGGTGAGCGTCTCGTGCGTCTGGATGACGAACGCGCAATCCCTGGGCCTGGGTGCCTGTGTGGGGATCTGGATGATGGTGTACCCGCCGCTGCTGGGCGCGGGCTACCTCGTCATCTTGGTGACGCTGCCCTTGGCGATGAGGCTCGCCTCTGCGATAAGCGGGTTCGATCCGAGCGGGCCTTCCCCGCAGAAGCCGGCGGAAGGCGCCGTGGAGGGCGCGCTTTCTTGAGGTTGGCGAGGCCGAGAACACTGTTACGTGCGACTAGATGGGAGATGCTATGATGCCGATGGAAAGAGAGCGGTTCACCCTCGAAACCACCATCAAGGGCGAGAGGATCGAGAGGATTTACCAGAAGGAGCTGAGGCCCGTCACGTTCGAGGAGTGGGAGGTCCTGTCCGACGAGGAAAAGCAGCTGGCCAAGCCCTGCGCGTTCAACCAGCGCACGTACGAGGCGGCGCCCGGCATCGTGTGCGAGCAGGATGTGGCGGTCAAGATGCGCGACGGAATAACGCTCTACTGCGACGTCTTCAGGCCGCAGGACTCGGACGCGAAGGTGCCGGCGATCCTGGCCTGGTCGAATTACGGGAAGCGCCCGAACGATTTCCGCACGGGCGAGGACGTGGGCTACACGCCGGGCGTGCCGTTCGGGGCCGTCTCGCCCAGCGCGAAGTTCGAGGCGGCCGACCCGCTCTACTGGTGTCCCAACGGGTACGCGGTCGTCAACGTCGACCCCCGCGGCATCGGCTACTCGGAGGGCCTCCACGACCAGTTCTGCGAGGAGGAGGCCAGAGATGGCTACGACGTAGTCGAGTGGGCCGCGCAGCAGCCCTGGTGCAACGGGCGCGTGACCATGGCCGGCTCCTCCGCGCTGGCCATTACCCAGTGGCACATCGCCGCGCAGCAGCCGCCCCACCTCGCCTGCATCGCGCCGTGGGAGGGCATGAGCGACATGTACCGGGAGTCGCTCTACGAGGGGGGCATACCCTGCGTCCGCTTCACCAGCTTCGCCACCGCGGGCGCCTGCGGACTCAAGGGCATCGACGACCAGGCGGCCATGGCCCTGCGCTACCCCCTGATGAACGCCTACTGGGAGAACAAGATCCCCGATTTCGGCAAGGTCACCGTGCCCGCCTACGTGGCGGCCGGGTGGAACCATTTCCACCTCCGCGGCTCTATCAACGGGTACCGCAAGATTTCCTCGGAGAAGAAGTGGCTCCGGGTGCACCGCGAGTTCGAGTGGCCCGATTTCTACACGCGCCAGAACATGGAGGAGCTCAAGGCGTTCTTCGACCGCTACTGCAAGGACGTCCACAACGGGTGGGAGCTCACCCCGAAGGTGCGCATCGACGTGATGGACGCCTACGACGAGGACTTCGCCACGAGGCGCCCGGAGCGCGAGTTTCCCCTGGCGAGGACCGAGTACCGGAAGCTCTACCTGAATGCCGAGGCCATGAGCCTCGAGGGCGAGAACCCGGCCGCGCCCGCCTCCGTCTCCTACGACGGCAACGAGGGCGTCGCGGAGTTCGACTACCGGTTCGAGGAGGACACCGAGCTCACGGGGTACATGAAGCTCCACGCCTTCGTCGAGGCGGACGGGCACGACGACATGGACCTGTTCGTCACCGTGAAGAAGGTCCACGAGAACGGGACCGAGATACCCGTGACCCTGTTCGACGGCACGGCGCCCCACCCGGGCGCCTGGGGAAAGATGCGGGTCTCGCACCGCGAGCTGGACGAGGCGCTTTCGAGCGACTTCCAACCCGTGCAGGCGCACCGCAGGGAGCTGAAGCTCTCCGCCGGCGAGATCGTCCCCATCGACGTGGAGATCAACCCCACGAGCCGCCT is from Gordonibacter urolithinfaciens and encodes:
- a CDS encoding CocE/NonD family hydrolase, with the protein product MMPMERERFTLETTIKGERIERIYQKELRPVTFEEWEVLSDEEKQLAKPCAFNQRTYEAAPGIVCEQDVAVKMRDGITLYCDVFRPQDSDAKVPAILAWSNYGKRPNDFRTGEDVGYTPGVPFGAVSPSAKFEAADPLYWCPNGYAVVNVDPRGIGYSEGLHDQFCEEEARDGYDVVEWAAQQPWCNGRVTMAGSSALAITQWHIAAQQPPHLACIAPWEGMSDMYRESLYEGGIPCVRFTSFATAGACGLKGIDDQAAMALRYPLMNAYWENKIPDFGKVTVPAYVAAGWNHFHLRGSINGYRKISSEKKWLRVHREFEWPDFYTRQNMEELKAFFDRYCKDVHNGWELTPKVRIDVMDAYDEDFATRRPEREFPLARTEYRKLYLNAEAMSLEGENPAAPASVSYDGNEGVAEFDYRFEEDTELTGYMKLHAFVEADGHDDMDLFVTVKKVHENGTEIPVTLFDGTAPHPGAWGKMRVSHRELDEALSSDFQPVQAHRRELKLSAGEIVPIDVEINPTSRLWRKGEILRVQVAGRYLRDEHWIEPLMWETDNRGSHIVHTGGEYGSYLQVPVVGPRHDRSKPFVVDEARHPTHPIF